The proteins below come from a single Candidatus Binataceae bacterium genomic window:
- a CDS encoding DUF1501 domain-containing protein: protein MERREFLRNALMLGAGGVLLLGPGAWAARAATSGAGQSPRLVVIFLRGAVDGLNVVVPHGESIYYELRPTIAVPASQVLDLDGHFGLPPALAGLMPLWRERSLAFVEACGSPDPTRSHFDAQDYMETGTPGVKTTSTGWMNRVLTELPAPHSPTQALNLGPTPPRILAGPQPVANLATGRAAAQPIALDRPLVNSSFARMYAGRDPLSAAFQEGVAARRRLLAELQQDMTVAAGGAPLPNQGFAQDATRLGRLMRRDPSIRLAFVALAGWDTHVNQGAAGGQLANHLRPLSEGLLSLIGAMGSTYHETVIVVISEFGRTVHENGNGGTDHGHANVMWVMGGPVRGGKVYGTWPGLAPEQLYQGRDLAVTTDFRAPLSSILSTHLKLSDHALGQIFPAYRGRGPQLLAA, encoded by the coding sequence ATGGAAAGACGGGAATTTCTACGTAACGCCTTGATGCTAGGGGCAGGCGGCGTGCTCTTGCTCGGACCCGGGGCCTGGGCGGCGCGCGCGGCAACCTCGGGGGCGGGCCAGTCGCCGCGGCTGGTGGTAATCTTCCTGCGCGGCGCGGTCGATGGCCTGAACGTGGTGGTGCCGCACGGGGAGAGCATCTATTACGAGCTGCGGCCCACTATCGCGGTCCCCGCCAGCCAAGTGCTCGATCTCGACGGCCACTTCGGGCTTCCCCCGGCGCTGGCAGGGCTGATGCCGCTGTGGCGCGAGCGCAGCCTGGCCTTTGTCGAAGCCTGCGGGTCACCCGATCCCACGCGCTCACATTTCGACGCCCAGGATTACATGGAAACCGGCACACCTGGAGTCAAGACTACCTCCACCGGCTGGATGAACCGGGTCCTAACCGAATTGCCCGCGCCGCACTCACCTACTCAGGCGCTCAATCTGGGGCCCACTCCGCCACGCATCCTGGCGGGTCCGCAGCCGGTCGCTAACCTCGCTACCGGCCGCGCTGCCGCGCAGCCAATCGCGCTGGACCGACCACTGGTCAACAGCTCCTTCGCCCGCATGTACGCAGGACGCGATCCCCTCAGTGCGGCCTTTCAGGAAGGGGTTGCGGCGCGCCGCCGCCTGCTGGCAGAACTTCAGCAGGACATGACGGTGGCGGCCGGCGGAGCGCCCTTGCCCAATCAGGGCTTTGCCCAGGACGCCACCCGGTTGGGGCGGCTCATGCGGCGCGATCCGAGTATCCGGCTGGCTTTTGTCGCTTTGGCTGGCTGGGACACCCATGTCAACCAAGGCGCCGCCGGCGGTCAGCTCGCCAACCATCTGCGTCCCCTGAGCGAAGGGCTGCTCTCACTGATTGGCGCGATGGGTTCAACTTACCACGAAACCGTGATTGTGGTGATTTCGGAGTTCGGCCGCACCGTGCATGAAAATGGCAACGGCGGCACAGACCACGGCCATGCTAACGTAATGTGGGTGATGGGCGGGCCGGTGCGGGGCGGCAAAGTTTACGGCACTTGGCCCGGGCTGGCCCCTGAACAGCTCTACCAGGGGCGCGATCTGGCAGTCACCACCGACTTTCGCGCACCGCTATCGTCGATCCTGAGCACGCATCTGAAACTTTCCGACCACGCGCTGGGGCAAATTTTCCCCGCTTACCGTGGCCGAGGCCCTCAATTGTTGGCTGCCTGA
- a CDS encoding HEAT repeat domain-containing protein, which translates to MFKPRLFAAAIGAFGLIALPVIAAAQANMAGQAAALPQIAPMGGVFGGANGGSTGSHADIEQQMRAAQRGLNDVDPKVRVEALRKLRDIKDPQANVLLLQALSDPDARVKIKAIDMLGARQVHDAVPLLSQLLFLRSVEPAVKLHVAAALGRIGDSRGAKPIIEYVNETNDERSRGTAIYALGEIGDPSAIDVLSTAATEDPSPMVRHLAQEAIEKINGELPSSNPIKAAKVLVPTDQKLAKLREMDAKLNDFR; encoded by the coding sequence ATGTTTAAACCGCGGCTGTTCGCAGCAGCAATCGGCGCATTCGGATTGATCGCCCTGCCCGTGATAGCCGCGGCGCAAGCCAATATGGCGGGGCAGGCGGCGGCCTTGCCCCAGATAGCCCCGATGGGCGGGGTGTTCGGCGGTGCCAATGGGGGCAGCACAGGCAGTCACGCCGATATCGAACAGCAGATGAGAGCCGCCCAGCGCGGCCTCAACGATGTCGATCCCAAAGTCCGAGTGGAAGCGCTGCGCAAGCTGCGCGACATTAAGGATCCGCAAGCCAACGTACTGCTGCTGCAAGCGCTCTCCGATCCAGACGCGCGGGTGAAGATAAAAGCTATTGATATGTTGGGGGCGCGGCAAGTCCACGACGCGGTGCCCTTGCTCAGCCAACTGCTGTTTTTGCGTTCAGTGGAGCCGGCGGTCAAACTGCACGTCGCCGCCGCCCTAGGTCGAATCGGTGACTCGCGCGGGGCCAAGCCAATTATCGAATACGTCAACGAGACCAACGACGAGCGGAGCCGAGGGACCGCGATTTATGCCCTGGGCGAAATCGGCGATCCCAGCGCGATCGACGTGCTCTCGACTGCCGCCACCGAGGATCCCTCGCCGATGGTGCGTCATCTGGCCCAGGAAGCGATCGAGAAGATCAACGGCGAGTTGCCCAGCAGCAATCCGATCAAGGCTGCCAAGGTATTGGTGCCAACCGATCAGAAGCTGGCCAAGCTGCGAGAAATGGACGCCAAGCTTAACGATTTCCGCTAA
- the thpR gene encoding RNA 2',3'-cyclic phosphodiesterase, with protein MIQSHPLIRAFVALRLEPAAASAVAAFQTELRLLSAEVAWTRATNFHVTVRFLGNQVAPALLAALTPGLAAIAARTPPFTIEIRGTGSFPSTRPRVLWVGIRSDPLKALAAEVEASVRAAGFPPAAPLVPHLTLGRMRGGSRLGGELGPALRRAADRCLSTSAIDRLVLYQSRLGAGGATYLPLHEFALEGGPGDKP; from the coding sequence ATGATCCAATCGCACCCCCTAATCCGCGCCTTCGTGGCCTTGCGTCTGGAGCCGGCAGCGGCGAGCGCGGTGGCAGCCTTCCAAACCGAATTGCGTCTGCTGTCGGCTGAGGTGGCTTGGACCCGAGCGACCAATTTCCATGTCACCGTGCGTTTTCTAGGCAACCAGGTTGCACCCGCGCTGCTGGCCGCGCTCACTCCGGGCTTGGCCGCGATTGCCGCTCGCACCCCGCCCTTCACGATCGAGATCCGCGGCACCGGCAGCTTCCCCTCAACCCGCCCGCGTGTCCTATGGGTCGGTATACGCAGCGATCCCCTAAAGGCCTTGGCGGCCGAAGTCGAGGCTTCGGTCCGCGCCGCAGGATTTCCGCCGGCCGCTCCCTTGGTGCCCCATCTAACCCTGGGGCGGATGCGGGGCGGCTCTCGCCTGGGAGGCGAGCTGGGGCCGGCGCTGCGCCGGGCAGCGGATCGATGCTTGAGCACTTCGGCTATCGACCGGCTCGTCCTATATCAGAGCCGGCTGGGGGCCGGGGGAGCGACCTACCTCCCACTGCATGAATTTGCGCTGGAGGGTGGACCTGGGGACAAACCCTGA
- a CDS encoding DUF1800 domain-containing protein translates to MSAEAIHVLNRLAFGPAPGDLSRVQQLSIDGYIRQQLRPQTIPVPQAFSERVRSWPTLYLTPVELFAQYGPPRKAPGAPKDPLAMKAARQRARVIMQEGVQARLYRAIRGPRQLQEVMTDFWFNHFNVFAGKGLDYLWTVSYEQEAIRPHTLGRFRDLLGATAKHPAMLFFLDNWLNTGPGTPGARGRFDGLNENYAREVMELHTLGVNGGYSQRDVTELARIFTGWGLVKRGAAGFQRRRTRRANGPFFPFFRAPFTPPPPVTDEISPTGFFFDASRHDFGDKQFLGHTIGGRGISEGEEALDILARHPATARHLSFQLAQLFVADQPPPALVARLAESYQESDGHIGTVLATLFASREFRDPACYGAKFKTPYQYVVSAVRALGIDPRNVQPLAGTLFLLGMPLYGCPTPDGYKNTQEAWLTPDGLMRRLSFATALGTGHLPLDQAPGFTRPQPLKLAMADSGPARAPTMPAPDRDNLARTLGNRFSHSTAQAVFAAPAQLQSALILGSPEFMRR, encoded by the coding sequence ATGAGCGCAGAGGCGATTCACGTTCTCAATCGGCTGGCCTTCGGTCCGGCGCCTGGTGACTTGAGCAGGGTGCAGCAGCTGTCGATCGACGGCTATATTCGCCAGCAGCTCCGCCCCCAGACCATCCCGGTCCCCCAAGCTTTCTCCGAGCGCGTGCGCTCCTGGCCCACACTCTATCTGACCCCGGTGGAGTTGTTCGCGCAGTATGGCCCGCCGCGAAAAGCGCCGGGCGCGCCGAAGGATCCGCTCGCGATGAAAGCGGCGCGCCAGCGCGCTCGGGTAATTATGCAAGAAGGCGTGCAGGCACGCCTTTATCGCGCCATCCGGGGACCACGCCAACTCCAGGAAGTGATGACTGATTTCTGGTTCAATCACTTCAATGTCTTTGCGGGCAAGGGGCTGGATTACCTGTGGACCGTTTCGTACGAGCAGGAAGCGATTCGGCCGCACACCCTGGGGCGCTTTCGCGACCTTCTGGGCGCCACCGCCAAGCATCCCGCGATGCTTTTTTTCCTGGATAACTGGCTCAACACCGGTCCCGGCACACCTGGGGCACGCGGCCGTTTCGACGGGCTCAACGAGAACTACGCCCGCGAAGTAATGGAGCTGCACACGCTGGGGGTCAATGGCGGCTACAGCCAGCGCGACGTAACCGAGCTCGCGCGGATCTTCACTGGCTGGGGATTGGTCAAGCGCGGCGCTGCGGGCTTCCAGCGCCGGCGGACACGGCGGGCGAATGGTCCCTTCTTTCCCTTCTTCAGAGCACCCTTCACCCCGCCCCCGCCCGTAACCGACGAGATCTCGCCCACTGGCTTTTTCTTCGATGCCAGCCGTCACGACTTCGGCGACAAGCAGTTCTTGGGACACACCATTGGCGGCCGCGGAATCAGCGAAGGCGAGGAGGCCCTGGATATCCTAGCCCGCCATCCGGCCACCGCCCGCCATCTGAGCTTTCAGCTCGCGCAGCTTTTCGTCGCCGACCAGCCGCCACCAGCACTGGTCGCGCGTCTAGCCGAGAGTTACCAGGAGAGCGACGGTCACATTGGCACCGTCCTGGCAACGCTCTTCGCCAGTCGTGAGTTTCGGGACCCGGCTTGCTACGGCGCCAAATTCAAGACTCCCTACCAATACGTGGTCTCGGCGGTACGCGCGCTGGGGATCGACCCGCGCAATGTGCAGCCGCTGGCCGGTACGCTGTTCCTGTTGGGTATGCCGCTTTATGGCTGCCCAACCCCTGACGGCTACAAGAACACGCAGGAGGCGTGGCTCACTCCCGACGGCCTGATGCGTCGGCTCAGCTTCGCCACCGCCTTGGGCACCGGCCATCTGCCCTTGGACCAAGCACCTGGCTTTACGCGTCCGCAGCCGCTCAAGTTGGCGATGGCCGATTCGGGGCCTGCGCGAGCGCCGACGATGCCGGCGCCGGACCGCGATAACTTGGCGCGCACCCTGGGCAATCGCTTCAGCCATTCGACCGCACAGGCGGTATTCGCCGCCCCAGCGCAATTACAGAGCGCGCTTATCCTGGGCAGTCCGGAGTTTATGCGCCGCTAA
- the alaS gene encoding alanine--tRNA ligase — translation MHWTTDAIRQSFLDFFARHGHRIEPSAPLIPKGDPTLLFTNAGMVPFKDYFLGLRTPPVRRVADCQKCLRISGKHNDLEAVGRDTYHHTFFEMLGNWSFGDYYKAEAIAFHWELVTKVWGLKPERLWATVYTSDEEAYEAWRALRVLPAERILRFGEADNFWEMGETGPCGPCSEIHIDRGGAACDGRGHQGQPCAVNVEGCARFIELANLVFIQYNRDAQGVLTPLPMTHVDTGTGLERVAAVLQSEEVGHTLGNYDIDLFQIVIGRIAQLVDAQGSGATYGQGPDLDISYRAIADHSRAVAFLAAEGLRPGKNGQEYVLRRLIRRASWHGRRLGLHTAFLSEVCETVVDAMGRAYPELVSHQATIREVVSAEEEQFSTVVEAGLKRIRDFFTPPPPGSAFSIGGRTLPGNLAFELHDTYGFPIDLTQAVCRDYSGTVDLAGFEQLMEQQRARARGARKENTDAPELRLTGEIRSRFVGYHDLSGESEVLAVHEGEQGRIELVTAETPFYPEGGGQVGDRGVISGPGGAQIEVLQTRKADGAIVHVGVLRAGNGREFAPGVAIRLAVDKAWRTAAMLNHSATHILHSALRERLGTSVHQAGSYVGPERMRFDFSHTGAVSSVDLQEIEAEVNQRIRADAPVTVEEMAYPDALASGALAFFGDKYGDRVRVVRMGDFSVELCGGTHVARTGEIGLFKLTGESGVAAGVRRIEAQTGAGALETVRRREALLREIGEQLRAPDEAALERLQRLLAHEKELERKLRSLEAKLAAGTATAPAQEQVRELNGIKLVTRKLIGVEAAALRPLADQLRQQLGSAVVVLGSVMEDKVALLAAVTPDLTSRVKAGDLIKHLAPMVGGSGGGRADFAQAGGHLPAKLDQALDEAGAWLGRR, via the coding sequence ATGCATTGGACCACAGACGCTATCCGCCAGTCCTTCCTGGATTTTTTCGCCCGCCACGGCCATCGGATCGAGCCCTCGGCTCCGCTGATCCCCAAAGGCGATCCTACCCTGCTGTTCACCAACGCCGGGATGGTGCCCTTCAAAGACTATTTCCTGGGGCTGCGCACGCCGCCGGTGCGCCGAGTGGCGGATTGTCAGAAATGCCTACGCATTTCCGGTAAACACAACGATCTCGAGGCGGTAGGCCGCGATACCTACCACCACACCTTCTTCGAGATGCTGGGCAACTGGTCCTTTGGTGATTACTACAAGGCCGAGGCAATCGCCTTCCATTGGGAGTTGGTCACCAAGGTCTGGGGGCTTAAGCCGGAGCGCTTGTGGGCTACGGTCTACACGAGCGATGAAGAGGCCTATGAGGCTTGGCGCGCGCTGCGGGTGTTGCCCGCCGAGCGCATCTTGCGCTTTGGCGAGGCCGACAACTTCTGGGAGATGGGCGAGACCGGGCCCTGCGGCCCATGCTCGGAGATTCATATCGACCGCGGCGGCGCCGCGTGCGATGGCCGCGGCCATCAGGGCCAGCCCTGCGCGGTCAACGTCGAGGGCTGCGCGCGCTTCATCGAACTAGCCAACCTGGTCTTCATCCAGTACAACCGCGACGCCCAGGGCGTGCTCACCCCGCTGCCGATGACCCACGTCGATACGGGGACCGGGCTGGAGCGGGTCGCGGCAGTACTGCAAAGCGAGGAAGTCGGCCACACGCTGGGCAACTACGATATCGACCTCTTCCAAATCGTCATCGGGCGCATTGCCCAACTCGTTGACGCTCAGGGCTCCGGCGCGACATACGGACAGGGGCCAGATCTGGACATCTCGTATCGTGCGATCGCCGATCACTCTCGCGCGGTGGCGTTTCTGGCAGCAGAGGGTCTTCGTCCCGGCAAGAACGGGCAAGAATACGTTCTTCGGCGGCTGATTCGTCGCGCATCATGGCATGGACGCCGCTTGGGGCTACACACGGCGTTCTTAAGCGAGGTCTGTGAGACCGTGGTTGATGCGATGGGGCGCGCTTATCCCGAGCTCGTTAGCCACCAGGCGACTATCCGTGAGGTGGTATCGGCAGAAGAAGAGCAGTTCAGCACTGTTGTCGAGGCCGGCCTTAAAAGGATCCGTGATTTCTTCACGCCGCCCCCTCCAGGCTCGGCTTTTTCCATCGGCGGCCGCACACTCCCTGGCAATCTCGCGTTCGAACTGCACGACACCTACGGTTTTCCGATCGACCTTACCCAAGCGGTGTGCCGGGACTATAGCGGGACAGTCGACCTAGCGGGCTTCGAGCAGCTAATGGAACAGCAGCGGGCCCGCGCCCGCGGCGCGCGCAAGGAAAACACCGACGCCCCCGAGTTGCGTCTTACGGGCGAGATCAGGTCGCGCTTCGTGGGTTATCACGATCTGAGCGGCGAATCCGAGGTGCTGGCCGTTCACGAGGGCGAGCAGGGCCGGATTGAGCTGGTGACGGCAGAAACCCCCTTTTATCCCGAGGGCGGCGGTCAGGTCGGCGATCGCGGCGTGATCAGCGGTCCCGGCGGCGCGCAAATCGAAGTGCTGCAGACTCGCAAGGCCGACGGCGCGATCGTCCACGTGGGCGTGCTGCGCGCCGGCAACGGACGCGAGTTCGCGCCTGGTGTAGCGATCAGGCTCGCGGTTGACAAGGCTTGGCGCACGGCCGCGATGCTCAATCATTCGGCCACTCACATCCTGCATTCCGCGCTGCGCGAACGGCTGGGAACCTCGGTCCATCAGGCCGGCTCCTACGTGGGACCGGAGCGGATGCGTTTTGACTTTAGCCATACTGGCGCGGTCTCGTCCGTCGATTTGCAGGAAATAGAAGCGGAGGTCAACCAGCGCATTCGCGCCGATGCGCCCGTGACGGTGGAAGAAATGGCGTACCCCGACGCCCTGGCGTCGGGCGCCCTGGCCTTTTTCGGCGACAAGTACGGCGATCGAGTTCGCGTGGTGCGGATGGGCGACTTTTCGGTGGAGCTGTGCGGCGGCACGCACGTCGCACGTACCGGTGAAATTGGTCTATTCAAGCTGACGGGGGAAAGCGGCGTGGCCGCCGGCGTGCGCCGCATCGAAGCCCAGACCGGCGCCGGCGCCTTGGAAACCGTGCGCCGGCGCGAAGCACTGCTACGAGAGATTGGAGAGCAGTTGCGCGCGCCCGACGAGGCCGCTCTGGAACGCTTGCAGCGGCTGCTCGCGCACGAAAAGGAGCTGGAACGCAAGCTGCGCTCGCTAGAAGCCAAGCTGGCCGCCGGCACCGCCACCGCGCCCGCTCAGGAGCAAGTGCGCGAGCTTAACGGCATCAAGCTGGTAACCCGCAAGCTGATCGGCGTGGAAGCGGCTGCTTTGCGTCCGCTCGCCGATCAACTCCGCCAGCAATTGGGCTCGGCGGTGGTAGTGCTGGGATCGGTGATGGAGGACAAGGTGGCACTGCTAGCGGCGGTCACGCCCGACCTCACCAGTCGGGTCAAGGCAGGCGATCTGATCAAGCATCTAGCCCCCATGGTGGGCGGCTCGGGTGGCGGCCGGGCGGATTTCGCCCAGGCCGGTGGCCATCTGCCCGCCAAGCTCGACCAGGCCCTAGACGAGGCCGGCGCATGGCTGGGCCGGCGCTGA
- the recA gene encoding recombinase RecA: MAQDIRSKALELALSQIEKQYGKGSIMKLGEDAIERDIAVISTGSLSLDLALGVGGLPRGRVVEIYGPESSGKTTLALECIAEAQKLGGIGAFIDAEHALDVSYARKLGVKVEDLLISQPDNGEQALEIAETLVQSGAIDVLVIDSVAALVPRAEIEGEMGEPQMGLQARLMSQALRKLTSIIARSRTIVVFINQIRMKIGVMFGNPETTTGGNALKFYASLRIDIRRIGTIKNGNDVIGSRTKVKVVKNKVAPPFREAEFDILYGSGISKEGELVDIAAEHNIIEKLGAWYSYGGERIGQGRENAREFLKANPALAAQVEAQVREKLTPKAEANTDSSNPPDGVAAPKRKPGD; this comes from the coding sequence GTGGCTCAAGATATACGAAGCAAGGCCCTGGAACTGGCGCTGAGTCAGATCGAAAAGCAGTACGGCAAGGGCTCGATCATGAAGCTGGGCGAAGACGCAATCGAACGCGATATTGCGGTTATTTCTACCGGCTCGCTCAGCCTTGACTTGGCCCTGGGGGTCGGTGGTCTGCCGCGCGGGCGAGTGGTGGAAATTTATGGCCCGGAGTCCTCGGGCAAGACCACCCTGGCCTTGGAATGTATCGCGGAGGCGCAGAAGCTAGGCGGGATTGGCGCCTTTATCGATGCCGAGCACGCCTTGGACGTAAGCTATGCGCGCAAGCTTGGGGTCAAGGTCGAGGACCTGCTGATCTCACAGCCCGACAACGGCGAGCAGGCGCTGGAGATTGCCGAAACCCTGGTCCAGTCGGGCGCGATTGACGTGCTGGTGATTGATTCGGTGGCGGCGCTGGTGCCACGGGCTGAAATCGAAGGCGAGATGGGCGAGCCGCAGATGGGTCTGCAGGCTCGTCTGATGTCTCAAGCGTTGCGCAAGCTGACCTCGATTATCGCCCGCTCGCGCACCATCGTGGTCTTCATCAACCAGATCCGGATGAAGATCGGCGTCATGTTCGGCAATCCGGAGACTACCACCGGCGGCAACGCGCTTAAGTTCTATGCCTCGCTGCGAATCGATATCCGGCGCATCGGCACGATCAAAAATGGTAATGACGTGATCGGGTCGCGCACCAAGGTCAAGGTGGTCAAAAACAAAGTCGCGCCCCCTTTTCGCGAGGCCGAATTCGATATCCTCTACGGCTCGGGCATCTCCAAGGAAGGCGAGTTGGTCGATATCGCGGCCGAACACAACATTATCGAGAAGCTGGGCGCCTGGTATTCCTACGGCGGCGAGCGGATAGGTCAGGGGCGCGAGAACGCGCGCGAGTTCCTTAAGGCCAATCCCGCGCTGGCGGCCCAAGTCGAGGCCCAGGTCCGCGAAAAATTGACCCCCAAGGCCGAAGCCAACACAGACTCATCCAACCCGCCCGACGGCGTCGCCGCGCCCAAGCGTAAGCCCGGCGACTAA
- a CDS encoding DUF3108 domain-containing protein: protein MQPRANARRRRGSPWLGALALGLLAGPLLWAASSPNLPAGLIIPAYHPGKVQFHPGDELRYRVSWMGLPVALARVTLSNEPARAGSWAGDVWVTTNPVIAVFYQFRAHLHEVLEAEELTTHLLTIKQRENRRTSEYVVHFEPREGVVEASRHTSHGTETKRFVARHPVGPIAGALLALSQPLAAGDNLTFDVFVGTNRYVFDFAVRGRETLATDQGDNLATLKVLPNLRYISAGRDHYRVEQVVVWLTADSRHIPVRIMADTFVGRLYVDLAGIGPDGT from the coding sequence ATGCAACCTCGGGCTAACGCCCGCAGACGGCGCGGCTCACCGTGGCTGGGCGCGCTCGCTTTGGGACTACTGGCAGGACCGCTACTGTGGGCGGCCAGCTCGCCCAATCTTCCTGCCGGCCTGATAATTCCCGCCTACCACCCGGGCAAGGTGCAGTTTCATCCCGGCGATGAGCTGCGTTATCGGGTTAGCTGGATGGGCTTGCCAGTGGCGTTGGCCCGAGTGACGTTAAGCAACGAACCCGCGCGCGCGGGGAGCTGGGCGGGAGATGTCTGGGTCACTACCAATCCGGTAATTGCAGTGTTTTACCAGTTTCGCGCCCATTTGCACGAAGTGCTGGAGGCAGAGGAGCTGACCACCCATCTGCTAACGATTAAACAACGCGAGAACCGCCGCACCAGCGAGTACGTGGTGCATTTCGAGCCACGGGAGGGAGTGGTGGAAGCCAGCCGCCATACCTCGCACGGCACGGAAACCAAGCGCTTTGTGGCCCGCCATCCGGTCGGACCTATTGCCGGCGCCTTGCTGGCGCTCTCCCAGCCCTTGGCGGCAGGCGACAACCTTACCTTCGACGTCTTTGTCGGCACCAATCGCTACGTGTTCGATTTCGCCGTGCGCGGGCGCGAAACCTTGGCCACCGACCAAGGCGATAACTTGGCCACTTTGAAAGTCTTACCTAACCTGCGATACATCTCGGCGGGCCGCGACCATTATCGGGTCGAGCAGGTGGTGGTTTGGCTGACCGCCGATTCGCGCCACATTCCGGTGCGTATCATGGCCGACACTTTCGTGGGCCGGCTCTACGTCGACCTGGCCGGGATCGGCCCGGACGGAACCTAG
- a CDS encoding DUF721 domain-containing protein → MAAQRKKQPQRIGVALTSVLDELDRDGHFALFRLVKIWPEVVGDDIARHTEISGLKFHTVVVKVSNAMWIQELSMMSRQILRQLIARLGDDSVRDLRFVKGALSRRHAPKPSPPRLVRRSVALPELKDPQLRAAFDSLIEAWGRSPR, encoded by the coding sequence ATGGCTGCCCAGCGAAAAAAACAACCCCAGCGCATCGGGGTCGCGCTCACCAGCGTGCTCGACGAATTGGATCGCGACGGCCATTTCGCCCTGTTTCGACTGGTCAAAATCTGGCCCGAAGTAGTGGGCGACGACATCGCGCGCCACACCGAAATAAGCGGACTCAAGTTTCACACCGTGGTGGTCAAGGTCAGCAACGCGATGTGGATTCAGGAGCTCAGCATGATGAGCCGCCAAATCCTGCGCCAGCTAATAGCGCGGCTGGGCGATGACTCGGTGCGCGATCTACGCTTCGTCAAGGGCGCGCTCAGCCGCCGCCACGCGCCCAAACCAAGTCCGCCTCGCCTGGTGCGCCGCTCGGTGGCGCTGCCCGAGCTCAAGGATCCGCAACTGAGAGCGGCCTTCGACAGCCTGATCGAAGCCTGGGGCCGCTCCCCCCGCTAA
- a CDS encoding PhoH family protein, producing MGQNDAHVRTIEQGLEVSIGVGGNALKVGGQPAQQALASKLLSELYELLKGGYPIYPSDVDYSLRILRSDRNASLRDIFLDTVYISAHKRIITPKSIHQKLYIDAMRTHDVVFGIGPAGTGKTYLAMAMALAALMKNQVTRMVLCRPAVEAGERLGFLPGDLAEKVNPYLRPLYDALHDMVDYDRARRMLERGTIEVAPLAFMRGRTLNDSFIILDEAQNTTSEQMKMFLTRLGYNSKAVITGDITQIDLPSGKLSGLKEARTVLSDTHGISFVYFDERDVVRHRLVQAIITAYESASGESAVPLNGNRFNP from the coding sequence TTGGGGCAAAATGACGCCCACGTTCGCACCATCGAACAGGGGCTGGAAGTTAGCATCGGGGTTGGCGGCAACGCGCTGAAAGTCGGCGGCCAGCCGGCTCAGCAAGCCTTGGCGAGCAAGCTCTTAAGCGAGCTTTACGAATTGCTCAAGGGCGGCTACCCGATTTACCCCAGCGACGTTGACTATTCGCTGCGCATCCTGCGCAGCGACCGCAATGCCTCCTTGCGCGATATCTTCCTGGACACCGTTTACATCTCCGCCCACAAGCGCATCATCACCCCCAAGAGCATCCATCAGAAGCTCTACATCGACGCGATGCGGACCCACGATGTGGTCTTCGGCATCGGCCCCGCCGGCACCGGCAAGACTTACCTAGCGATGGCGATGGCACTGGCGGCGCTGATGAAAAACCAAGTCACCCGGATGGTTCTATGCCGGCCGGCGGTGGAAGCAGGCGAGCGGCTGGGCTTTTTACCCGGCGATCTGGCGGAGAAGGTCAACCCCTATCTGCGCCCGCTCTACGATGCGCTGCATGACATGGTTGATTACGATCGTGCGCGCCGGATGCTGGAGCGCGGCACGATCGAGGTAGCGCCGCTGGCTTTCATGCGGGGGCGCACCCTGAACGATTCCTTCATCATCCTGGACGAGGCCCAAAACACCACCTCCGAGCAAATGAAAATGTTCTTGACCCGCTTGGGCTACAATTCCAAAGCGGTCATCACCGGCGATATCACCCAAATCGATTTGCCCAGCGGCAAATTATCGGGACTTAAGGAAGCGCGCACTGTGCTGAGCGATACCCACGGCATCAGTTTCGTCTACTTCGACGAGCGCGACGTGGTTCGCCATCGCTTGGT